The Microcebus murinus isolate Inina chromosome 4, M.murinus_Inina_mat1.0, whole genome shotgun sequence genome has a segment encoding these proteins:
- the LOC105863112 gene encoding olfactory receptor 5B12-like → MENISEVKEFLLVGLTDAVELQVPLFIIFTLIYLITLAGNLGIIVLILLDSRLHTPMYFFLSNLSLVDCVYASAVTPKVMVGFLPGDKIISYNACAAQMFFFAAFVTIESFLLASMAFDRHTAVCKPLHYTTTMTNTMCVVLVTGSYICGLFQSSIHVSFTFHLSFCHSNVVNHFFCDIPPLLALSCSDIYTNEIVLFTLAAFNVFFTLLVILNSYLFIFVAILRMHSAEGQKKAFSTCASHLTTVFIFYVTIIFMYLQPNSIHSMDTDKITSVFYTMIIPMLNPLVYSLRNKEVKNAFKKVVGKVKSSLCLAY, encoded by the coding sequence ATGGAGAATATTTCAGAGGTGAAAGAATTCCTTCTTGTGGGGTTAACAGATGCCGTAGAGCTTCAAGTTCCTTTATTTATAATCTTCACtctcatttatttaatcactCTGGCTGGGAACCTTGGGATCATTGTGTTGATTCTGCTGGACTCCCGGCTCCACACTcccatgtactttttcctcaGTAACCTCTCCCTGGTGGACTGTGTTTATGCCTCGGCTGTCACTCCCAAGGTGATGGTGGGGTTTCTCCCAGGGGATAAGATCATATCGTACAATGCATGTGCTGCCCAGATGTTCTTCTTTGCAGCCTTTGTCACTATTGAAAGTTTCCTCCTGGCCTCAATGGCTTTTGACCGTCATACAGCAGTGTGTAAACCCCTGCATTACACCACAACCATGACAAATACTATGTGTGTTGTACTAGTCACTGGCTCCTACATTTGTGGACTCTTTCAATCTTCCATCCATGTTTCCTTCACTTTCCATCTCTCCTTCTGTCATTCCAATGTGGTCAATCACTTCTTCTGCGACATTCCCCCACTCTTGGCTCTTTCTTGCTCTGATATTTACACAAATGAGATTGTCCTCTTCACATTGGCAGCGTTCAATGTCTTTTTCACTCTCTTGGTTATCCTGaactcttatctttttatttttgttgccatcTTGAGGATGCATTCAGCTGAGGGACAGAAGAAGGCCTTCTCTACCTGCGCATCTCACCTTACTACTGTGTTTATCTTCTATGTGACAATCATCTTTATGTACTTACAGCCAAATTCCATCCACTCCATGGACACAGACAAAATCACATCTGTGTTCTACACCATGATCATTCCCATGCTGAACCCTCTGGTCTACAGCCTGAGGAACAAAGAAGTCAAGAATGCATTCAAAAAGGTTGTTGGAAAAGTGAAGTCTTCATTGTGCTTAGCCTATTAA